One part of the Sorangiineae bacterium MSr11954 genome encodes these proteins:
- a CDS encoding RNA polymerase sigma factor, with product MERLVNLTITMAAEGGERNEAELFAPPMPWPDLVAMVRRQMRSLVGPTRDLEDLTQSALERIVRALDRFEGRAEFSTYTYRVCARQAMNHWRWSRRWLKWFTLGESNDEPEDEPHKTALAMTLERERARSLHRALDRLSAPKRAAIVLCDLEELPVARVAEILECPEPTVRSRLRHARLELTALLAKDPCFRSESSSPGQGERSEASDPGGGA from the coding sequence ATGGAACGCCTGGTAAACCTCACCATCACGATGGCGGCGGAAGGCGGAGAGCGCAACGAAGCAGAGCTCTTTGCTCCGCCCATGCCATGGCCCGATCTGGTCGCGATGGTGCGGCGGCAGATGCGGAGCTTGGTGGGGCCGACGCGGGATCTCGAGGACCTCACCCAGTCCGCGCTCGAACGCATCGTTCGCGCCCTCGACCGCTTCGAAGGGCGCGCCGAGTTTTCGACCTACACCTATCGCGTGTGCGCACGGCAGGCGATGAACCATTGGCGCTGGTCGCGTCGATGGCTCAAGTGGTTCACCCTCGGTGAATCGAACGACGAGCCCGAGGACGAGCCGCACAAAACGGCGCTCGCCATGACCTTGGAGCGCGAGCGCGCGCGCAGCCTCCACCGTGCCCTCGACCGCCTCAGCGCACCCAAGCGCGCGGCCATCGTCCTCTGCGATCTGGAGGAGCTGCCGGTCGCGCGGGTGGCCGAGATCCTCGAGTGCCCCGAGCCCACCGTGCGCTCGCGTTTGCGCCACGCGCGGCTCGAGCTGACCGCCCTCTTGGCGAAGGACCCATGTTTTCGGAGCGAGTCGTCCTCGCCCGGACAAGGTGAACGTTCCGAAGCGAGCGATCCGGGAGGTGGGGCATGA
- a CDS encoding zinc ribbon domain-containing protein: MTEKSIQAAAPKPAAALEPAAPAKGRAPAEAGADEAERRLGRAIAFGLPLATLGAAIVVGVVVSVGPAFLVLAGGALVGTVALLWASLRTLGGDAPLPQDLELISRSDRFSEAEERKRAVLRALKDLEHERAIGKIDDEDYESIAAHYRDQAKAILRELDAEVAPYRAKAEDLVRKHLAKRGLESAAASAAGQEAEPEAESLREAEALREPEALRESDSGAEAPVRIACSKCATSNEPDASFCKKCGNALQEAAHAEV; this comes from the coding sequence ATGACTGAAAAATCGATTCAGGCCGCCGCCCCCAAGCCGGCCGCCGCACTCGAGCCGGCCGCCCCGGCCAAAGGTAGAGCGCCTGCCGAGGCAGGGGCCGACGAGGCCGAACGACGCCTCGGGCGCGCCATCGCCTTCGGGTTGCCGCTCGCGACCCTCGGTGCGGCCATCGTGGTGGGGGTGGTGGTCAGCGTGGGGCCGGCGTTTCTGGTGCTGGCCGGGGGCGCGTTGGTAGGAACGGTGGCCTTGTTGTGGGCGAGCTTGCGGACCTTGGGGGGCGATGCTCCCCTTCCCCAGGATCTCGAGCTGATTTCGCGCTCGGATCGCTTCAGCGAGGCGGAGGAGCGCAAACGGGCGGTGCTGCGTGCGCTGAAGGATTTGGAGCATGAGCGCGCCATCGGGAAGATCGACGACGAGGATTACGAGTCGATCGCCGCGCACTACCGCGATCAGGCGAAGGCGATTTTGCGCGAGCTGGACGCCGAGGTCGCGCCGTATCGGGCGAAGGCGGAGGACCTGGTGCGCAAGCACTTGGCGAAGAGGGGGCTCGAGTCGGCGGCTGCGAGCGCGGCGGGGCAGGAGGCGGAGCCCGAGGCGGAGTCGCTTCGGGAAGCCGAGGCGCTTCGCGAACCCGAGGCGCTTCGGGAGTCCGACTCGGGCGCAGAGGCGCCGGTGCGCATTGCGTGTTCGAAGTGTGCGACGTCGAACGAGCCGGATGCTTCCTTTTGCAAAAAGTGCGGAAATGCGCTCCAAGAGGCGGCCCATGCCGAAGTTTGA
- the ccsA gene encoding cytochrome c biogenesis protein CcsA, producing the protein MWQTFPLFGSTLLLCVMVVASYTFGVAVAAGATGRPRTLQAARFGAYGTVVLIASCVLCLAYAFLSHDFRLRYVAHYSDRSMPIGFLLTALWGGQDGSLLWWLFLLSIYIGVCIFSLGKKHLALQPYIIATMMGVVLFFCVLMAFAANPFSTGIGGARGDGEGLNPLLQNFYMIIHPPSLYVGFVGCTIPFAFAVAALVTGRLDTEWIVAARKFTLFSWLFLGIGNTLGMLWAYEELGWGGYWAWDPVENAAFLPFLTSSAFVHSVMIQERRGMLKLWNVSLVSLTFFMTIFGTFLTRSGAIASVHSFAQSSIGTYFVYFLVLVVAVVLTLILYRWPELRSLPPTPRLRKAALITGWAMLGIAAPGAWALSHFLPWPVLTIPLLLGGVVYTGVEIVFRRMTMGLDTESERPEIESIFSREFTFVMNNWALLGFMVFVLVATTFPMISEAFWNEKVTVGPPYYNAWVQPIGLVIFFLMGAGSLFGWKKTSNDALKKNFMAPTIAFVVAIALHFAIGARLGFPAIVFSDPIYPGTLGQVLRAFNAVTPVLGFSLCVFNAAVIVQEFVLLFRARKKSRASEGTPAWLWYAGFFPGFLYTLMTLPASARRRYGGYVVHFGITLMVLGFTGHSWNVDREASMSPGQVYQLDDYSLEYMGPRMDVDNVKRMVFADFRVTKGGKLVGYVNPAKFIYKKMPESPTTEVAMLHSLRDDLYVVVGAINPQTKLASLQFHINPLVSWIWIGCMVLIFGSIVCMWPELAAEESRVWAVARGVAGATGSITLGIILAVLPATAHAQTQTRGGGGASSLHAGTVHIENPREREVFSAVRCMCGGCARDLLSTCACGNAEDAREAIRAKLAAGETKDQIVLAYSKEYGLDSLAVPPNSGALRAIYVVPLVAITAGGIGVFALFRRWRSNAVGVPDAGSAKLAARPLDGAKRDEYDARLDEELRKLDD; encoded by the coding sequence ATGTGGCAAACGTTCCCGCTATTCGGTAGCACCCTTCTTCTGTGCGTCATGGTCGTCGCCAGCTACACGTTCGGTGTCGCGGTGGCGGCCGGCGCCACCGGTCGCCCGCGAACCTTGCAAGCTGCACGCTTCGGTGCGTACGGCACGGTGGTCCTCATCGCATCGTGCGTGCTCTGCCTCGCGTACGCCTTTTTGAGCCACGACTTCCGACTGCGCTATGTCGCGCACTACTCGGATCGATCGATGCCTATCGGCTTCCTCCTCACGGCGCTGTGGGGAGGACAGGACGGCTCGCTCTTATGGTGGCTCTTTCTCCTCTCGATCTACATCGGCGTGTGCATCTTCTCGCTGGGTAAAAAGCACCTGGCGCTGCAGCCGTACATCATCGCGACGATGATGGGGGTCGTCCTCTTCTTCTGCGTGCTCATGGCCTTCGCGGCCAACCCCTTCTCGACCGGCATCGGGGGCGCGCGCGGAGACGGGGAGGGACTGAACCCGCTCCTGCAGAACTTCTACATGATCATCCACCCGCCCAGCCTCTACGTGGGCTTCGTCGGGTGCACCATCCCCTTCGCCTTCGCGGTCGCGGCCTTGGTCACCGGCCGGCTCGACACCGAGTGGATCGTCGCGGCGCGCAAGTTCACCCTCTTCTCCTGGTTGTTCCTCGGCATCGGCAACACGCTCGGCATGCTCTGGGCGTACGAGGAGCTCGGGTGGGGCGGCTACTGGGCGTGGGACCCGGTGGAGAACGCGGCGTTTCTGCCGTTCCTCACCTCCAGCGCCTTCGTGCACTCGGTGATGATCCAAGAGCGCCGCGGGATGCTCAAGCTGTGGAACGTCTCCTTGGTGAGCCTCACGTTCTTCATGACCATCTTCGGCACCTTCCTCACCCGCTCCGGTGCCATCGCCAGCGTCCACTCCTTCGCGCAGTCGTCGATCGGCACGTACTTCGTTTACTTCCTGGTGCTGGTGGTGGCGGTGGTCCTCACCCTCATCCTCTACCGCTGGCCGGAGCTCCGCAGCCTCCCGCCCACGCCGCGCCTGCGCAAGGCGGCGCTCATCACCGGGTGGGCCATGCTCGGCATCGCGGCCCCCGGCGCCTGGGCGCTCTCGCACTTCCTCCCCTGGCCGGTGCTGACCATCCCGCTTTTGCTCGGCGGCGTGGTGTACACCGGGGTGGAGATCGTCTTCCGCCGCATGACCATGGGGCTCGACACCGAGTCCGAGCGCCCCGAGATCGAGTCGATCTTCTCGCGCGAGTTCACCTTCGTCATGAACAACTGGGCGCTGCTCGGGTTCATGGTGTTCGTGCTGGTGGCCACCACCTTCCCGATGATCAGCGAGGCCTTCTGGAACGAGAAGGTCACCGTCGGTCCTCCTTATTACAACGCGTGGGTGCAGCCCATCGGGCTCGTCATCTTCTTCCTGATGGGCGCCGGATCGCTCTTCGGCTGGAAGAAGACCAGCAACGACGCGCTCAAGAAGAACTTCATGGCGCCCACCATCGCCTTCGTGGTGGCGATCGCGCTCCACTTCGCGATCGGCGCGAGGCTCGGCTTCCCCGCCATCGTGTTCAGCGATCCCATTTACCCCGGCACCTTGGGCCAGGTGCTGCGCGCCTTCAACGCCGTGACCCCGGTGCTGGGCTTCTCGCTCTGCGTCTTCAACGCGGCGGTCATCGTGCAGGAGTTCGTGCTCCTCTTCCGCGCGCGCAAGAAGAGCCGCGCCAGCGAGGGCACCCCGGCGTGGCTCTGGTACGCGGGGTTCTTCCCCGGCTTCCTCTACACGTTGATGACATTGCCGGCGTCGGCGCGGAGGCGCTACGGCGGATACGTGGTGCACTTCGGGATCACGCTCATGGTGCTCGGCTTCACCGGGCACTCGTGGAACGTGGATCGCGAAGCGTCGATGAGCCCCGGGCAGGTCTACCAGCTCGACGACTATTCGCTCGAGTACATGGGCCCGCGCATGGACGTCGACAACGTCAAGCGCATGGTGTTCGCCGACTTCCGGGTGACCAAGGGCGGGAAGCTCGTGGGCTACGTGAACCCGGCGAAGTTCATCTACAAGAAGATGCCCGAGTCGCCCACCACCGAGGTGGCGATGCTGCACTCGCTGCGCGACGACCTCTATGTGGTGGTCGGCGCCATCAACCCGCAGACGAAGCTCGCGAGCTTGCAGTTCCACATCAACCCGCTGGTGAGCTGGATCTGGATCGGGTGCATGGTGCTCATCTTCGGGAGCATCGTGTGCATGTGGCCCGAGCTGGCGGCCGAGGAGTCGCGGGTCTGGGCCGTCGCCCGCGGCGTGGCCGGAGCCACCGGGAGCATCACGCTCGGCATCATCCTGGCGGTGCTCCCCGCGACCGCTCACGCACAAACGCAGACGCGCGGCGGGGGCGGCGCATCGAGCTTGCACGCAGGGACGGTGCACATCGAGAACCCGCGCGAGCGCGAGGTCTTCAGCGCGGTGCGCTGCATGTGCGGCGGGTGCGCGCGCGATCTGCTCTCGACCTGCGCGTGCGGCAACGCCGAGGACGCGCGCGAAGCGATCCGCGCAAAGCTCGCGGCGGGCGAGACGAAGGATCAAATCGTGCTCGCCTACTCGAAGGAGTACGGCCTGGATTCGCTGGCGGTCCCGCCGAACAGCGGCGCGCTCCGAGCCATTTACGTGGTACCGCTGGTCGCCATCACGGCGGGCGGCATCGGGGTGTTCGCGCTGTTCCGCCGCTGGAGGTCGAACGCCGTGGGGGTTCCGGACGCGGGGAGCGCAAAGCTCGCGGCGCGTCCTTTGGATGGAGCGAAGCGCGACGAGTACGACGCTCGCTTGGATGAGGAGCTTCGCAAACTCGATGACTGA
- a CDS encoding pyridoxal phosphate-dependent aminotransferase encodes MFPRVQYLEWAVQHLGRKPFDLAISGMTVFPLSELGPPPDLDDTRAWPLLRAAIARYNARPPGEAVPSLGTAHALWLAHATLLTPGDEILVESPAYETLLAIAAGVGARVIRFSRPEGRDYALDPDVVAAKLTDRTRLVVITNLHNPTGTRASDDALREVARLIGLRGGHLLVDEVYAPFDDFADKDGVWSGSARHLADNIVTAASLTKCYGLGPHRFGWLLGPADVIARAETTLLASVGALPVSHAQLFIHALGHVQELAARSKRLLADKRARTSAWLAEKQPRFAWSGPQSGLFGLASLPGAGDLRPALERGADEHGALVVPGSFFEVPNGFRLSWSLDDPRLDEALDRLGRILRAL; translated from the coding sequence ATGTTTCCCCGAGTCCAGTACCTCGAGTGGGCCGTGCAGCACTTGGGGCGCAAGCCCTTCGATCTCGCCATCAGCGGCATGACGGTGTTCCCCCTCTCCGAGCTCGGACCCCCGCCCGATCTGGACGATACACGCGCATGGCCTTTGCTTCGCGCCGCCATCGCGCGCTACAACGCGCGGCCACCCGGCGAAGCCGTCCCGTCGCTCGGCACGGCGCACGCACTCTGGCTCGCCCACGCGACCCTTTTGACCCCGGGCGACGAGATCCTCGTCGAGTCACCGGCCTACGAGACGCTCCTCGCCATCGCCGCCGGCGTGGGTGCGCGCGTCATCCGCTTTTCACGCCCCGAGGGCCGCGACTACGCCCTCGATCCGGACGTCGTGGCGGCGAAGCTCACGGATCGCACGCGCCTGGTGGTCATCACCAACCTGCACAACCCGACCGGCACCCGCGCCAGCGATGACGCTCTGCGCGAGGTGGCGCGCCTCATCGGGCTGCGCGGCGGCCATCTGCTGGTCGACGAGGTTTATGCGCCCTTCGACGATTTCGCCGACAAGGACGGCGTATGGTCCGGGAGCGCGCGTCACCTGGCGGACAACATCGTCACGGCGGCGAGCCTGACGAAGTGCTATGGCTTGGGGCCCCATCGCTTTGGATGGTTGCTGGGCCCCGCCGACGTGATCGCGCGCGCCGAGACCACCTTGCTCGCCAGCGTGGGAGCCCTCCCGGTCTCGCATGCGCAGCTGTTCATCCATGCCCTAGGCCATGTTCAGGAGCTCGCGGCGCGTTCGAAACGGTTGCTCGCGGACAAGCGGGCGCGCACCTCGGCATGGCTGGCGGAGAAGCAACCGCGCTTTGCGTGGAGCGGGCCGCAATCCGGGCTCTTCGGTTTAGCCAGCCTCCCGGGGGCGGGGGACCTGCGCCCGGCGCTGGAGCGGGGCGCCGACGAGCACGGTGCGTTGGTGGTACCGGGGTCCTTTTTTGAAGTGCCCAACGGATTTCGACTTTCATGGTCCCTCGACGATCCACGCCTGGATGAAGCGCTCGACCGTCTCGGTCGCATTCTCCGTGCGCTCTGA